One cyanobiont of Ornithocercus magnificus DNA segment encodes these proteins:
- a CDS encoding FKBP-type peptidyl-prolyl cis-trans isomerase: MHDILISTTVCLVCLVVALVSQVIAPSVVTAKSTSKFPSVEFAAGSTARNHFELDPDEPNPSLFTMASDSSPSDSGDISAAAPLSSQKQDVTAPYVTTSGLKITDLVIGDGIEARKGRMVKVHYRGTLEDGTQFDTSYGRRPFSFPLGAGQVISGWDEGVAGMKVGGKRQLVIPPELGYGNRGAGSVIPPNATLTFEVELLGVSN; encoded by the coding sequence TTGCACGATATCCTGATCAGCACTACTGTCTGCTTAGTTTGCCTTGTTGTAGCACTCGTCAGCCAGGTTATTGCTCCTTCTGTCGTAACAGCCAAGTCAACCAGCAAATTTCCGTCCGTTGAGTTCGCTGCTGGCAGTACAGCCAGGAATCATTTCGAGCTTGACCCTGATGAGCCTAACCCCTCTCTATTCACCATGGCCTCAGACTCTAGTCCATCTGATAGTGGAGACATCAGTGCTGCTGCACCATTAAGCAGCCAGAAACAGGATGTTACGGCTCCCTATGTAACTACCAGTGGTCTAAAAATTACTGACCTGGTCATTGGAGACGGCATCGAAGCCAGGAAAGGACGAATGGTGAAAGTCCACTATCGTGGCACACTTGAGGATGGTACTCAGTTTGATACTAGCTACGGTCGGCGCCCCTTCAGCTTTCCTCTGGGTGCTGGACAGGTAATCTCGGGATGGGATGAAGGTGTAGCTGGTATGAAAGTCGGGGGTAAACGTCAGTTGGTAATCCCTCCTGAGTTAGGCTATGGCAACCGTGGGGCTGGAAGCGTAATTCCACCAAATGCAACCCTGACTTTTGAGGTCGAGCTTCTCGGCGTGAGTAACTGA